The following proteins come from a genomic window of Rutidosis leptorrhynchoides isolate AG116_Rl617_1_P2 chromosome 10, CSIRO_AGI_Rlap_v1, whole genome shotgun sequence:
- the LOC139870640 gene encoding uncharacterized protein — protein MDRDREDEIYEEAVDIANAYYPLQALEATDFLEQEEVENEGPSIPRAPRRHFSRDSEGKAKQLYNNYFSDDPTFPLDKFRRRYRMSKSLFIRICQGIINFNQEPIPPYFTYFKKKDATGQWGFNVFQKCTSAIRQLAYGVAPDIFDEYLHMGESTSYLCLENFCKSVLHLYLAEYLRTPNAHDVQRFISKHEEIHGFPGMLGSIDCMHGGWKNCPVAWKGQYTRGDHGYPTIMLEAVASYDTWIWHAYFGPAGSNNDINVLNQSDLFKDLLKDELPPCNYTVNELQFRRGYYLADGIYPEWSTLVKSFKNTNDLKAKKFKRFQESAIKDIERTFGILQGRFAITKNSARQFYIKMIQNIMYTCVLLHNMITEDNGRAFCELEEEYPSARRPRQLNLHERLELHMRMDKELRDKSSHHFLRDNLIEHVWSLPPNHRIRYDPTAGPSNVPEHVNDVRP, from the coding sequence ATGGATCGAGATCGAGAAGATGAAATATACGAAGAGGCGGTGGATATTGCAAATGCTTATTATCCACTTCAAGCTCTCGAAGCTACCGATTTTTTGGAACAAGAAGAAGTCGAAAACGAAGGTCCGTCTATACCAAGAGCTCCTCGAAGACATTTTTCACGAGATAGTGAAGGAAAAGCAAAACAACTCTACAATAATTATTTTTCGGACGATCCCACTTTCCCGCTTGATAAGTTTCGTAGACGTTATCGTATGAGCAAGTCTTTGTTTATCCGCATTTGTCAAGGTATCATTAACTTTAATCAAGAACCTATTCCCCCTTATTTTACATACTTTAAAAAAAAAGATGCTACGGGTCAATGGGGTTTTAATGTTTTTCAAAAATGTACGTCCGCTATTAGACAATTAGCGTACGGTGTTGCACCCGATATATTTGACGAATATTTGCACATGGGTGAATCTACTAGTTATTTGTGTTTGGAAAACTTTTGCAAAAGTGTTTTACACTTATATTTGGCGGAGTACTTGAGAACGCCAAATGCACACGATGTGCAACGTTTTATTTCAAAACATGAAGAAATACATGGTTTTCCGGGAATGTTGGGGAGCATCGATTGTATGCATGGGGGTTGGAAAAATTGTCCCGTTGCTTGGAAAGGGCAATATACACGTGGTGATCATGGTTACCCAACAATTATGTTAGAAGCTGTTGCCTCGTATGATACATGGATTTGGCATGCCTATTTTGGTCCCGCGGGTTCAAACAATGACATTAACGTTTTAAATCAATCGGATTTATTTAAAGATTTATTAAAAGATGAGTTACCTCCATGTAACTATACCGTTAATGAGTTGCAATTTAGGAGAGGGTATTATTTGGCGGATGGAATATATCCGGAATGGTCAACTCtagttaaatcttttaaaaatactaACGATCTGAAGGCAAAGAAATTTAAAAGATTCCAAGAGTCAGCAATAAAAGATATTGAACGAACTTTCGGTATACTTCAAGGTCGATTTGCAATTACAAAAAATTCGGCGCGACAATTCTATATAAAGATGATTCAAAATATTATGTATACTTGTGTGCTCTTACATAATATGATAACCGAAGACAATGGccgtgcattttgtgaacttgaagaaGAATATCCGTCAGCGCGTCGTCCCCGACAATTAAACCTTCACGAACGACTTGAACTACATATGCGAATGGATAAAGAACTTAGAGATAAAAGCAGTCATCATTTTCTTAGAGATAATCTTATCGAACATGTTTGGAGTCTTCCACCAAACCACCGCATTCGCTATGATCCGACTGCCGGACCTTCAAACGTTCCCGAACATGTCAAtgatgtaagaccctaa